The stretch of DNA GTCAGAATTGGCGTCGAGGACACCGAGGAACGGAGCCGGCGACGATGTCTGGGCTGATCGACACCACTGAGATGTACCTTCGCACCATCCTGGAGCTGGAGGAGGAGGGCATCACCCCGATGCGCGCCCGGATCGCCGAGCGCCTGGAGCAGAGCGGGCCGACCGTCAGCCAGACCGTGGGCCGGATGGAGCGCGACGGCCTGCTGCAGGTGGCCGGCGACCGGCACCTCGAACTCACCGAGGAGGGCCGCCGGCTGGCCGTCCGGGTGATGCGCAAGCACCGGATCGCCGAGTGCCTGCTGGTCGACGTGATCGGCCTGGAGTGGGAGCAGGTGCACGAGGAGGCCTGCCGCTGGGAGCACGTGATGAGCGAGACGGTGGAGCGCAAGGTGCTCGCCATGCTCGGCCACCCGACCCAGTCCCCGTACGGCATCCCGATCCCCGGCCTGGACGAGCTGGGCGACACCAAGGCCGTGGGCGAGGGCTACGACGCCGCCCTGGTGACACTCAACGCGGTGCGGCCCGGCGAGAGCGGCTCCACCGTGGTGGTGCGGCGGATCGGCGAGCCGATCCAGACCGACGAGGAGCTGATGCGCACGCTCAGCCGGGCCGGGATCCTGCCGGGCGCCACCGTCCGGGTGGCCGCGGCCGCCGGCGGGGTGCTGGTCGGCGAGGGCGAGGGCGCGGTGGAGCTGGGCAAGGACATCGCGGTGCACGTCTTCGTGGCGCGCGGCTGAGGCAGACCGGAAGCCGGAAGCAGAGAAGGGCACGGCCCGGCGCGTCCCCGCGCACCGGGCCGTACCCGTCCCCTCCCGTGCCCCGTGGTGACCGGCCGCCCCGAGCGCGGTCGGTGCCCACGGCCCCCTCGGGCTCCCCTCCTCCCCTCCACCTGCCGACACCCGGCTTCCCCGTCCGAGCGCCCCTCCGGCAAGTCCTTGCGAGGTGATTCCTCCCCTCGGCAGGTGGCCGCAATCCTTGAGCGTTGTCACTCGTACGAGGGGCTTTCCGCAGGCCCGGACGGGTAGACCGTCTCTTTCCCGGCACGTCCGAAGGGCCCCGCCTCCGGTGGGAGGCGGGGCCCTTCGGGGGCGCGCCGGTCGCGCGCCTGGCACGCCCTGACGCCGCCCCCCAATGGCCGGTCGGTCTGAGCCGGTCAGCGGCGGGCGGCCGTCGGGGGGTGGGCCGGCTGCGGGGGCTGCACCGGCCGGGGTGGGGCGGCGGCCCGGCCGCAGGCGTAGGCGAGCGGGCTGACCAGCTCGGCGGCGTCCGGCAGCCAGCGGTTGAGCGCGGACGGCGGCCGGGCCCACTGGGCGAACCCGTACCCGCCGACCCGGGAGGGCGGCGCGACGATCCAGTCGCCGTCGCCGCGGCCGACCAGGTCGAGCCGGCCGGGGGCCCAGCCGAGCTTGCGCAGCTGCTCGGGCAGCTTGGCCAGCGAGCCGGGCAGCACCAGGAAGAGCAGCCGGCGGCCGGTCTGGCCGGGCATCGCCGGGACGGCCACCACCGGGCCGAGTTGGAGCTCGAGCCGCTCCATCCTGGCCAGCGCCAGGCAGCCCGCCGTCTCCGGCACGTCCAGCGCGTCGAAGCTGCGGCCGGTCGGGAGCAGGATCGAGGCCCGGGGGTTCTCCGTCCACCACTTGCGCACCACGCCCGGGCCCGCGCTGGCCTTGCGCTGCCAGTCCGGCGCGGTGGGGTGTGCGCCGGGCAGGGTGCAGCGCGCGTCGCCGCAGGAGCAGCGCGGCGGTCCGTCGCCCTCGACCAGCCAACTGCCCTGGGCCACCTCCCAGTGGCGGTCCTCCGCGTAGCGGACGGCTTCGATGAGCAGGGGCGGCAGGGCCTGTTCGGGGGCTTCCGGGGTCTGTTCCACGCCGTGCTCAACTCCCGGGGGAGGGCGGGGTTACGGGGTGATCTTCGAACTCGTCCGTCGATCTCCGCCGATCCGGTTGACCGTCAGGGGGGCGGTGGGGGAACGTCGGTGGGTGCGCGGCGCACCGCCGGGGGCTTCGCGCGCGCGTGGCCCGGCCGGGTCGCAACCGGCGCAGGCGGGGGCGCACGGGGGCATTTGCCAGGGCGCGTGGGGAGTGGGTCGGTCACGGTGGGTATCCCGGGGGTGTCGCTGATCGCTAACCTGGTCGGAGCACAGCCCCAACCGGTCGGCAAGTCGGCAACCGAGCAGCAGTAATCGTCGCCCGCCGGTCGAGGGCCGGGGGCGTGGGGAGGCGAAGCCCATGGCCGCTAGACCACTCGTCGCACGACAGCCCAACGAGCGTCTGCAGCAGCTGATCCAGGAAGCGAGCTGCTCGAACGCGGGCCTCGCCCGCCGGGTGAATCTCTGCGGTGCCGAGCACGGACTCGACCTGCGCTACGACAAGACCTCGGTGGCCCGCTGGCTGCGCGGCCAGCAGCCGCGCGGGCAGGCGCCCGCCGTGATCGCCGAGGCGCTGGGCCGCAAGCTCGGCCGCGGCGTCACGGTGGACGAGATCGGGATGGCCGACGGCAAGAACCTCAGCTCCGGGGTCGGCCTCCAGTTCGCGGCCACCCTCAGCGGCGCGCTCGACCAGGTCTGCGAGCTCTGGCGCAGCGACGTGGGCCGCCGGGAGTTCCTGGCCGGCGCCACGGTGGCCGCCTCCGCGCTGGTGGAGCCCAGCCGGGACTGGCTGATCACCCCGCCCGACCCGGTGGTGGCCCGCACCGGCGGCCCCCGGGTCGGCCTGGCCGACGTGGCGGCGATCCGGGCCACCACCCAGATGCTGGTCGAGCTGGACCACCGGTTCGGCAGCGGGCACGTCCGCCCGGTGGTGGTGCACTACCTCAACAGCGTGGTCTCCGGGCTGCTCTCCGGCGCCTACCGGGAGGAGACCGGCCGTCAGCTGTTCGGTGCGGTGGCCCGGCTGACGGAGCTGGCGGGGTACATGGCCGTCGACACGGGTCAGCCCGGGCTGGCCCAGCGGTACTACATCCAGGCACTGCGGCTGGCCCAGGCGGCGGACGACCGGGGCTACGGGGGCTACGTGCTCGCCGCCTCGATGAGCCACCTGGCCGCCACCCTGGGCAATCCGCGCGAGATCGCCCAACTGGCCCGGGCCGCCCAGGAGGGCGCCCGCTCGGTGGCCACCCCGACCGCGATGGCGATGTTCTACGCCGCCGAGGCCCGGGGCCACGCGCTGCTCGGCGACGCCCGCTCCTGCGAGGCGGTGGCCGCCAAGGCGCTGGCCGCGATGGAGCAGCGCAACCCCGAGGACGACCCGGACTGGATCGTGCACTTCGACGAGGCCTACCTGGCCGACGAGTTGGCGCACTGCCACCGCGACCTCGACCAGGCCCCGCAGGCCGAGAAGTACGCCCGAACGGCGCTCGAACTGCACCCGCCCACCCGGGTGCGCCGGCGCGCCGTCGACCTGGTGCTGCTCGCCACCGCCCAGCTCCAGCAGCGCGACATCGAACTCGCCTGCGAGACGGGCGCGGAGGCAGTCCGGCTGCTCAGCGGCCTGCGCTCCAACCGGGGCGTCGAGTACCTGGACGAGTTCCGCCGCCGGCTGGAGCCGTACCGGGACTACCCGGTGGTCCGCGAGTTCCACGCCCGGGTGGAGGTGGAGGCCGCGTGACGGATGGTCGGGCTGCGTAGTCACCCGTAACGGTGAGCGGGTAGCGTGGGCGCGAAACTCGGCGGACCGGCCGGACCGGCGGCCGGTGCCGCACAGAGGTGAGGGATTCGCGTGAGCCGCCGCTCGTACTCCAACGACTTCAACATGGACGACCTCTTCCGGCCCGAGCCGGGCGAGGCACCGCAGGCGCCCCCGCAGCAGTCGGGGCCGCCCCCGGCCGACCAGCCGGGCCCGCCGGCGGCCGACCCGGCGCCCGACACCCAGTACTTCCCGCCGTACCCGACCGGCAGCCCGGCCCCCGGAGCGCCCGCCGCGCCCTCGTACGGGGGCCAGCAGTCCTTCGGCGGCCA from Kitasatospora sp. MMS16-BH015 encodes:
- a CDS encoding metal-dependent transcriptional regulator — translated: MSGLIDTTEMYLRTILELEEEGITPMRARIAERLEQSGPTVSQTVGRMERDGLLQVAGDRHLELTEEGRRLAVRVMRKHRIAECLLVDVIGLEWEQVHEEACRWEHVMSETVERKVLAMLGHPTQSPYGIPIPGLDELGDTKAVGEGYDAALVTLNAVRPGESGSTVVVRRIGEPIQTDEELMRTLSRAGILPGATVRVAAAAGGVLVGEGEGAVELGKDIAVHVFVARG
- a CDS encoding bifunctional DNA primase/polymerase: MEQTPEAPEQALPPLLIEAVRYAEDRHWEVAQGSWLVEGDGPPRCSCGDARCTLPGAHPTAPDWQRKASAGPGVVRKWWTENPRASILLPTGRSFDALDVPETAGCLALARMERLELQLGPVVAVPAMPGQTGRRLLFLVLPGSLAKLPEQLRKLGWAPGRLDLVGRGDGDWIVAPPSRVGGYGFAQWARPPSALNRWLPDAAELVSPLAYACGRAAAPPRPVQPPQPAHPPTAARR
- a CDS encoding transcriptional regulator, which gives rise to MAARPLVARQPNERLQQLIQEASCSNAGLARRVNLCGAEHGLDLRYDKTSVARWLRGQQPRGQAPAVIAEALGRKLGRGVTVDEIGMADGKNLSSGVGLQFAATLSGALDQVCELWRSDVGRREFLAGATVAASALVEPSRDWLITPPDPVVARTGGPRVGLADVAAIRATTQMLVELDHRFGSGHVRPVVVHYLNSVVSGLLSGAYREETGRQLFGAVARLTELAGYMAVDTGQPGLAQRYYIQALRLAQAADDRGYGGYVLAASMSHLAATLGNPREIAQLARAAQEGARSVATPTAMAMFYAAEARGHALLGDARSCEAVAAKALAAMEQRNPEDDPDWIVHFDEAYLADELAHCHRDLDQAPQAEKYARTALELHPPTRVRRRAVDLVLLATAQLQQRDIELACETGAEAVRLLSGLRSNRGVEYLDEFRRRLEPYRDYPVVREFHARVEVEAA